A portion of the Ricinus communis isolate WT05 ecotype wild-type chromosome 10, ASM1957865v1, whole genome shotgun sequence genome contains these proteins:
- the LOC8267530 gene encoding putative receptor-like protein kinase At3g47110 isoform X1 produces MADSCLKSKWVFFNLVYWILVLCMSTSLESARAATLGNETDRLALLDFKNLITQDPLRIMSSWNDSVHFCDWVGVSCTISNDRVAILDLESRRLAGSIPHSIGNLTYLTGLNLKNNSFFGQLPQEMGRLLQLQHMNLTYNFFSGKIPTNLTYCKELRVIEASGNNLVGEVPEQLSSLSKLVVFAFGENNLTGTIPTWIGNFSSLFAISLAVNNFHGNIPNEFGRLKNLGFFQLYGNYLSGLFPSSIYNISSIYFFSVSQNQLHGRIPSDIGITLPKLRIFAIGANNFTGSIPVSFSNASELQVLDFSRNGFTGNFPENLQRLKGLLRLYFDLNNLGSWEVDGLNFLISLSNCTSLEVLGLSNNHFGGQLPSSIGNLSTQLQIFTLGQNLIRGSIPIGIKNLVSLSLLGLEGNFLSGNVPAVLGNLQNLEGLHLNYNRFSGSIPSSLGNLTRLTRLFMEENRFEGSIPSTLGNCQNLQNLNLSSNNLNGSIPKEVIGLSSLSISLVMSHNFLTGSIPSEVDNLDNLMELDLSDNKLSGEIPSSIGSCISLEFLHLEGNEFGGIIPKSLENLRGIMELDLSSNNLSGKIPEFLSELLSLRHLNLSYNNFDGEVSTKGIFANASAISIVGNDKLCGGTVDLLLPTCSNKKQGKTFKIVIPAAIAGVFVIVASCIVAIFCMARNSRKKHSAAPEEWQVGISYTELAKSTDGFSAENLIGLGSFGSVYKGVLSGNGEIVAVKVLNLQQQGASKSFIDECNALRSIRHRNLIRIITTCSSIDHQGNDFKALVFEFMANRSLDDWLHPKADEQDRTMRLSFIKRLNIAIDIASALDYLHHYCETPIVHCDLKPSNVLLDKNMTAHVGDFGLARFLLEASETPFKRTEAMSVSLKGSIGYIPPEYGLGGQVSIFGDVYSYGILLLEMFTGIRPTDDMFTDDISIHKFVAMALPEHVMGVIDSTMLIEEEEEDEDDDNKTCRDDIEEKDNDARISNTIEIEKCLVSIISIGLSCSSRSPGKRMTMDLVVNKLLDNRDSFLRSKNKSRRSV; encoded by the exons ATGGCGGATTCTTGTCTGAAATCCAAGTGGGTTTTCTTTAATCTTGTGTATTGGATTCTTGTTTTGTGCATGAGCACTAGCTTGGAATCTGCAAGAGCAGCTACACTTGGAAATGAGACCGACAGACTTGCTTTACTCGACTTCAAGAATCTCATAACTCAAGATCCTCTTCGAATAATGAGTTCTTGGAATGATTCTGTCCATTTCTGCGATTGGGTTGGTGTATCTTGCACTATATCTAATGACAGGGTAGCAATCTTGGACCTGGAATCAAGAAGATTAGCTGGCTCTATACCACATTCTATAGGTAACCTCACCTATCTTACAGGCCTCAACTTGAAGAACAACAGCTTCTTCGGCCAACTTCCTCAAGAAATGGGTCGTTTATTGCAGTTGCAGCATATGAATTTGACCTACAATTTCTTTAGTGGGAAAATTCCAACCAATCTCACTTACTGTAAGGAACTTAGAGTAATTGAAGCATCTGGCAACAACTTAGTTGGGGAAGTTCCTGAACAGCTTAGCTCGTTGTCTAAGTTAGTTGTCTTTGCTTTTGGAGAGAACAATCTTACAGGAACCATCCCAACTTGGATAGGGAacttttcttctctctttgcTATTTCACTCGCCGTGAATAATTTTCATGGGAACATACCTAACGAGTTTGGTAGACTGAAAAATTTGGGCTTTTTTCAACTTTATGGCAATTATCTTTCAGGTTTGTTCCCTTCttcaatttataatatctCTTCCATATACTTTTTTTCTGTTAGTCAAAACCAGCTTCATGGCCGAATACCGTCAGATATTGGCATAACTCTTCCTAAACTGAGAATCTTTGCTATTGGTGCTAACAATTTTACAGGGTCTATTCCTGTATCATTCTCAAATGCTTCTGAACTTCAGGTTCTTGATTTTTCTCGAAATGGTTTTACTGGGAATTTTCCTGAGAATTTACAAAGATTGAAAGGCTTACTTAgactttattttgatttaaacaATTTGGGAAGTTGGGAAGTTGATGGCTtgaattttctaatttctttgtCTAATTGCACCAGTTTAGAGGTGTTGGGTCTGTCAAACAACCATTTTGGAGGACAATTGCCTAGCTCCATTGGTAACCTTTCAACCCAGTTACAGATTTTTACTTTAGGCCAAAATCTGATTCGTGGGAGCATTCCTATTGGGATTAAGAACCTAGTTAGCTTATCCCTTTTAGGATTAGAAGGTAATTTTCTTAGTGGAAATGTTCCTGCTGTTCTGGGGAACCTGCAGAACCTCGAAGGTCTGCATCTAAACTATAACAGATTCTCTGGATCAATCCCATCGTCCTTAGGTAACTTGACTAGATTAACTAGGCTTTTTATGGAGGAAAACAGGTTTGAAGGCAGTATACCTTCAACTCTAGGAAACTGTCAAAATCTTCAAAATCTAAACCTTTCGAGTAATAATCTTAATGGAAGCATACCCAAAGAGGTTATTGGTCTTTCTTCCCTCTCAATTTCTTTGGTCATGTCTCACAATTTCCTAACTGGTTCTATACCGTCAGAAGTAGATAACTTAGACAATCTTATGGAGTTGGATTTGTCGGACAACAAATTGTCTGGTGAAATTCCTAGCTCCATTGGCAGTTGTATTAGTTTGGAATTCCTGCATTTAGAAGGAAATGAATTTGGaggaataattcctaaatcttTAGAAAATCTAAGAGGTATAATGGAACTGGATCTTTCGAGCAATAACTTGTCAGGGAAAATTCCTGAATTTCTCAGCGAGTTATTGTCTCTCAGGCATCTGAATCTTTcctataataattttgatggAGAGGTGTCAACAAAAGGTATATTTGCAAATGCAAGTGCCATTTCCATAGTTGGAAATGATAAACTCTGCGGAGGTACGGTAGACTTACTTTTGCCTACATGCTCGAACAAAAAGCAAGGGAAAACTTTCAAGATAGTCATCCCTGCAGCAATTGCAGGTGTTTTTGTCATTGTTGCATCATGTATTGTTGCCATTTTCTGCATGGCAAGGAACTCGAGAAAGAAACATTCTGCTGCACCTGAAGAATGGCAAGTGGGTATATCTTACACGGAACTTGCAAAGTCAACTGATGGTTTCTCTGCTGAAAATTTGATTGGTTTGGGGAGTTTTGGTTCGGTATACAAAGGAGTACTGTCTGGTAATGGAGAAATCGTTGCGGTTAAGGTCTTGAATCTTCAACAGCAAGGAGCTTCAAAGAGTTTTATCGATGAATGCAATGCATTGAGAAGCATACGCCATCGGAATCTCATTCGAATCATCACCACCTGCTCAAGCATTGATCATCAAGGCAATGACTTCAAAGCTCTTGTGTTTGAGTTCATGGCAAATAGAAGTTTGGATGACTGGTTGCATCCTAAAGCAGATGAGCAAGATAGAACTATGAGATTGAGCTTTATCAAGAGACTGAACATAGCAATTGATATTGCTTCTGCATTGGATTATCTTCATCACTATTGTGAAACTCCAATTGTTCATTGCGATCTAAAGCCAAGCAATGTACTTCTCGATAAAAATATGACAGCCCATGTTGGTGATTTTGGATTGGCAAGGTTCCTCCTTGAAGCATCAGAAACTCCCTTCAAAAGAACTGAAGCAATGTCAGTTAGCTTAAAGGGTTCAATTGGCTACATTCCTCCAG AGTATGGATTGGGTGGCCAAGTCTCTATTTTTGGAGATGTTTACAGTTATGGGATACTATTGCTGGAGATGTTTACTGGAATAAGGCCGACTGATGACATGTTCACAGATGATATAAGCATTCACAAGTTTGTTGCAATGGCTTTGCCTGAACATGTCATGGGTGTTATTGACTCAACAATGCTtatagaggaagaagaagaagatgaagatgatgataatAAGACATGTAGAGATGACATAGAAGAAAAAGACAATGATGCCCGTATATCGAATACAATTGAAATAGAGAAATGCCTGGTATCAATAATAAGCATTGGACTTTCCTGTTCTTCGAGATCGCCTGGAAAGCGAATGACTATGGACTTGGTTGTCAACAAATTGCTTGATAACAGAGATTCATTTCTTAGATCAAAGAACAAAAGTAGAAGAAGTGTGTAA
- the LOC8267530 gene encoding putative receptor-like protein kinase At3g47110 isoform X2: protein MSSWNDSVHFCDWVGVSCTISNDRVAILDLESRRLAGSIPHSIGNLTYLTGLNLKNNSFFGQLPQEMGRLLQLQHMNLTYNFFSGKIPTNLTYCKELRVIEASGNNLVGEVPEQLSSLSKLVVFAFGENNLTGTIPTWIGNFSSLFAISLAVNNFHGNIPNEFGRLKNLGFFQLYGNYLSGLFPSSIYNISSIYFFSVSQNQLHGRIPSDIGITLPKLRIFAIGANNFTGSIPVSFSNASELQVLDFSRNGFTGNFPENLQRLKGLLRLYFDLNNLGSWEVDGLNFLISLSNCTSLEVLGLSNNHFGGQLPSSIGNLSTQLQIFTLGQNLIRGSIPIGIKNLVSLSLLGLEGNFLSGNVPAVLGNLQNLEGLHLNYNRFSGSIPSSLGNLTRLTRLFMEENRFEGSIPSTLGNCQNLQNLNLSSNNLNGSIPKEVIGLSSLSISLVMSHNFLTGSIPSEVDNLDNLMELDLSDNKLSGEIPSSIGSCISLEFLHLEGNEFGGIIPKSLENLRGIMELDLSSNNLSGKIPEFLSELLSLRHLNLSYNNFDGEVSTKGIFANASAISIVGNDKLCGGTVDLLLPTCSNKKQGKTFKIVIPAAIAGVFVIVASCIVAIFCMARNSRKKHSAAPEEWQVGISYTELAKSTDGFSAENLIGLGSFGSVYKGVLSGNGEIVAVKVLNLQQQGASKSFIDECNALRSIRHRNLIRIITTCSSIDHQGNDFKALVFEFMANRSLDDWLHPKADEQDRTMRLSFIKRLNIAIDIASALDYLHHYCETPIVHCDLKPSNVLLDKNMTAHVGDFGLARFLLEASETPFKRTEAMSVSLKGSIGYIPPEYGLGGQVSIFGDVYSYGILLLEMFTGIRPTDDMFTDDISIHKFVAMALPEHVMGVIDSTMLIEEEEEDEDDDNKTCRDDIEEKDNDARISNTIEIEKCLVSIISIGLSCSSRSPGKRMTMDLVVNKLLDNRDSFLRSKNKSRRSV from the exons ATGAGTTCTTGGAATGATTCTGTCCATTTCTGCGATTGGGTTGGTGTATCTTGCACTATATCTAATGACAGGGTAGCAATCTTGGACCTGGAATCAAGAAGATTAGCTGGCTCTATACCACATTCTATAGGTAACCTCACCTATCTTACAGGCCTCAACTTGAAGAACAACAGCTTCTTCGGCCAACTTCCTCAAGAAATGGGTCGTTTATTGCAGTTGCAGCATATGAATTTGACCTACAATTTCTTTAGTGGGAAAATTCCAACCAATCTCACTTACTGTAAGGAACTTAGAGTAATTGAAGCATCTGGCAACAACTTAGTTGGGGAAGTTCCTGAACAGCTTAGCTCGTTGTCTAAGTTAGTTGTCTTTGCTTTTGGAGAGAACAATCTTACAGGAACCATCCCAACTTGGATAGGGAacttttcttctctctttgcTATTTCACTCGCCGTGAATAATTTTCATGGGAACATACCTAACGAGTTTGGTAGACTGAAAAATTTGGGCTTTTTTCAACTTTATGGCAATTATCTTTCAGGTTTGTTCCCTTCttcaatttataatatctCTTCCATATACTTTTTTTCTGTTAGTCAAAACCAGCTTCATGGCCGAATACCGTCAGATATTGGCATAACTCTTCCTAAACTGAGAATCTTTGCTATTGGTGCTAACAATTTTACAGGGTCTATTCCTGTATCATTCTCAAATGCTTCTGAACTTCAGGTTCTTGATTTTTCTCGAAATGGTTTTACTGGGAATTTTCCTGAGAATTTACAAAGATTGAAAGGCTTACTTAgactttattttgatttaaacaATTTGGGAAGTTGGGAAGTTGATGGCTtgaattttctaatttctttgtCTAATTGCACCAGTTTAGAGGTGTTGGGTCTGTCAAACAACCATTTTGGAGGACAATTGCCTAGCTCCATTGGTAACCTTTCAACCCAGTTACAGATTTTTACTTTAGGCCAAAATCTGATTCGTGGGAGCATTCCTATTGGGATTAAGAACCTAGTTAGCTTATCCCTTTTAGGATTAGAAGGTAATTTTCTTAGTGGAAATGTTCCTGCTGTTCTGGGGAACCTGCAGAACCTCGAAGGTCTGCATCTAAACTATAACAGATTCTCTGGATCAATCCCATCGTCCTTAGGTAACTTGACTAGATTAACTAGGCTTTTTATGGAGGAAAACAGGTTTGAAGGCAGTATACCTTCAACTCTAGGAAACTGTCAAAATCTTCAAAATCTAAACCTTTCGAGTAATAATCTTAATGGAAGCATACCCAAAGAGGTTATTGGTCTTTCTTCCCTCTCAATTTCTTTGGTCATGTCTCACAATTTCCTAACTGGTTCTATACCGTCAGAAGTAGATAACTTAGACAATCTTATGGAGTTGGATTTGTCGGACAACAAATTGTCTGGTGAAATTCCTAGCTCCATTGGCAGTTGTATTAGTTTGGAATTCCTGCATTTAGAAGGAAATGAATTTGGaggaataattcctaaatcttTAGAAAATCTAAGAGGTATAATGGAACTGGATCTTTCGAGCAATAACTTGTCAGGGAAAATTCCTGAATTTCTCAGCGAGTTATTGTCTCTCAGGCATCTGAATCTTTcctataataattttgatggAGAGGTGTCAACAAAAGGTATATTTGCAAATGCAAGTGCCATTTCCATAGTTGGAAATGATAAACTCTGCGGAGGTACGGTAGACTTACTTTTGCCTACATGCTCGAACAAAAAGCAAGGGAAAACTTTCAAGATAGTCATCCCTGCAGCAATTGCAGGTGTTTTTGTCATTGTTGCATCATGTATTGTTGCCATTTTCTGCATGGCAAGGAACTCGAGAAAGAAACATTCTGCTGCACCTGAAGAATGGCAAGTGGGTATATCTTACACGGAACTTGCAAAGTCAACTGATGGTTTCTCTGCTGAAAATTTGATTGGTTTGGGGAGTTTTGGTTCGGTATACAAAGGAGTACTGTCTGGTAATGGAGAAATCGTTGCGGTTAAGGTCTTGAATCTTCAACAGCAAGGAGCTTCAAAGAGTTTTATCGATGAATGCAATGCATTGAGAAGCATACGCCATCGGAATCTCATTCGAATCATCACCACCTGCTCAAGCATTGATCATCAAGGCAATGACTTCAAAGCTCTTGTGTTTGAGTTCATGGCAAATAGAAGTTTGGATGACTGGTTGCATCCTAAAGCAGATGAGCAAGATAGAACTATGAGATTGAGCTTTATCAAGAGACTGAACATAGCAATTGATATTGCTTCTGCATTGGATTATCTTCATCACTATTGTGAAACTCCAATTGTTCATTGCGATCTAAAGCCAAGCAATGTACTTCTCGATAAAAATATGACAGCCCATGTTGGTGATTTTGGATTGGCAAGGTTCCTCCTTGAAGCATCAGAAACTCCCTTCAAAAGAACTGAAGCAATGTCAGTTAGCTTAAAGGGTTCAATTGGCTACATTCCTCCAG AGTATGGATTGGGTGGCCAAGTCTCTATTTTTGGAGATGTTTACAGTTATGGGATACTATTGCTGGAGATGTTTACTGGAATAAGGCCGACTGATGACATGTTCACAGATGATATAAGCATTCACAAGTTTGTTGCAATGGCTTTGCCTGAACATGTCATGGGTGTTATTGACTCAACAATGCTtatagaggaagaagaagaagatgaagatgatgataatAAGACATGTAGAGATGACATAGAAGAAAAAGACAATGATGCCCGTATATCGAATACAATTGAAATAGAGAAATGCCTGGTATCAATAATAAGCATTGGACTTTCCTGTTCTTCGAGATCGCCTGGAAAGCGAATGACTATGGACTTGGTTGTCAACAAATTGCTTGATAACAGAGATTCATTTCTTAGATCAAAGAACAAAAGTAGAAGAAGTGTGTAA